The following proteins come from a genomic window of Mauremys mutica isolate MM-2020 ecotype Southern chromosome 7, ASM2049712v1, whole genome shotgun sequence:
- the ATG2A gene encoding autophagy-related protein 2 homolog A isoform X2: protein MEMGQGHGHTEGGHHRSWSVNELLESVSAPLEIVDGFINSIAVTIPWSALVTENCTVEVTGLQITCRPKYRSATPGTESQSWSSCMTTSMQLAQECLKDQAEEPPQPLEGLEMFAQTIETVLRRIKVTFLDTIVRLEHVPSSSQTGVALEVHIKRLDYCDEAVKDPNQVLPVDIHQPPAFVHKILQLSGVQLYYEEFPESAASPVPGPQPQPQMSESLSSASGEAPECPDHPLQIGSCSGYMEMRIKLKQNEAFPGPKLELDGKLGSLHLLVSPQQIFYLRDLLTALSVSEANGLQEKLSKSRPLDSEDLKLIEQDLSQQLHGGQGLGPGRLEEELESFVGLENREMFFSMAAMTSSVTSVRSVSDLSDIELDSSLHSDYSTCPLQPPSFAPGLILSSPRRYGRSPFAATLPGLQGLSKLPGKAPQLPSLETLRPETLLRVTVGGLTLTVPHQCPGPPAPPQLAQRFFAELAFFKDSAFGGRDFGHLRQCFEKACPCSNLRLTGAALQVTCQQRAAGSLHMLSSEVSFGMLEILECLWASASPERRQQKPEYTELMTFKNPSAFTYNSSARPCAQIHYKHSEKLPSKSNLKKTGAKRSSELLAELAEFHSDVDLGALDRLGSLLHLAASASMHDQAPGLHADMHVAESLHAPERHTTVRLAAPKATLRLQFPVPDLRPEPERQPWMEKAVRKESLRLELTDVVFQTELRAGPGGHAEPTRLEVTLSDLHGLYEDGERLSVPCIRVSKALDPAAKGPGKKYLFPKIMVTLTPQHSLSQWDLAMDKEEMDLSMVESPCELRRPEPSPFSSKRTMYETEEMVIPGDPEEMADFQAKTVAASQYALEVTLPSVHIFLPSKEFYESIYNRINNDLLMWEPVSPFLCSSGPAGGAAPGAFFPSHPPPPKYWQDNFKMCKSAFKLDSDSEDEDSHFYSVDEAVAQRRKGEQLSQRQQSRFSAVVSILKGRVTALCEAKGEAGKKLDDSHGEIVLDVDNCTIFSVSQYKGQKELGYLCIESERVTLYHKAVVEDYFLASRLEIPSFTPPDRLHPTIYSSEEGVLSGLAGSRKDRPLKMLSAAIRINLDLKKNIKEFLVTLRLEGATMRHHMALTNQSWYTQLIDFLDVLDDPILGFVPPTVITVLHTHLFCCAVDYRPLYLPVRVLITAETFTLSSNIIVDTSIFLLRFILDDSAIYLSDKCDVEMVDLRKDYVCVLDVDLLELVITTWKGNADGKLTQPLFELRCSNNVVHLHTCADSCAMLANLIQYVVNHGDLHPPPRQDSPTEIAGQKVQLSESPASLPSCLPAETATINQRDLTDALIDTDRSLRDLTLESGDAGQLHQTSPVSVYLFPGENSAGGKPCRPPPAALPPAPMEVGLDVCSSEGSEEESEATDNDDFCILDAPGMGIPPKDGEPVVTKLLEGPVPIKDGYFSRPLGSTDLLKAPAHFPLPESRVMLREISVVWHLYGGRDFGVGRTPPGHAHSPRMRPGPSSARSSPSRSSMANRPQNTWRTQGGTGRLHDLLMEIQLTKVSFQHETYPSGAEKPSAELEEQPVSRQVFIVQELEIRDRLASSQINKFLYLYTSEKMPRRAHSNMLTIKALHVCPEAGLGGPECCLRVSLLPLRLNIDQDALFFLKDFFTSLAVSINPVLPLEAGTEAHPDPGVRASPATESESLGKEQEGSRGPGLVGVEMTASVETTLSENSSSSNASSSTDQPIYFREFRFTSEVPIWLDYHGKHMTMDQVGTFAGILIGLAQLNCSELKLKRLCCRHGLLGVDKVISYALTEWLTDIRKNQLPGILGGVGPMHSVVQLFHGLRDLFWLPIEQYRKDGRIIRGLQRGAASFGTSTASAALELSNRLVQAIQATAETVYDILSPTSPVTRTLLHKKHARKLRRGQQPADLREGVAKAYDTFREGVIDTAQTICDVAARGHEQKGITGAVGGVLRQIPPTVVKPLIVASEATSNLLGGMRNQIKPDARKEESLKWRLEESQD from the exons TCGGTGAACGAGCTCTTGGAGTCAGTGAGCGCCCCACTGGAGATTGTGGATGGCTTCATCAACAGCATCGCGGTCACCATCCCCTGGTCGGCGCTGGTGACGGAGAACTGCACTGTGGAGGTGACAGGGCTGCAGATCACGTGCCGGCCCAAGTACCGCAGTG CCACCCCGGGAACAGAGTCTCAGAGCTGGTCATCATGCATGACCACGAGCATGCAGCTGGCCCAGGAGTGCCTGAAGGACCAGGCTGaggagcccccccagcctcttGAGGGCCTCGAGATGTTCGCCCAGACCATCGAGACGG tGCTGCGGAGGATCAAGGTGACGTTCCTGGACACCATTGTTCGGCTGGAGCATGTACCCAGCAGCTCTCAGACTGGAGTGGCCCTAGAGGTGCATATTAAAAG GCTGGATTACTGCGACGAGGCAGTGAAGGACCCCAACCAGGTACTCCCAGTTGACATCCACCAACCCCCAGCCTTCGTGCACAAGATCCTGCAGCTGAGTGGCGTGCAGCTGTACTACGAGGAGTTCCCCGAAAGCGCAGCCTCGCCTGTGCCTGGCCCCCAG ccccaaccccagaTGAGCGAGTCGTTGTCCTCAGCCAGTGGAGAGGCGCCCGAGTGTCCTGACCATCCCCTGCAAATTGGCAGCTGTTCTGGCTACATGGAGATGAGGATCAAACTCAAGCAGAACGAGGCCTTTCCCGGGCCCAAG ctggagctggaTGGGAAGCTGGGATCCCTGCACCTCTTGGTCTCCCCCCAGCAGATTTTCTACCTGCGTGACCTGCTGACAGCACTGAGTGTCTCAG AAGCCAATGGCCTACAGGAGAAGCTAAGCAAGAGCCGCCCACTGGACTCTGAGGACCTGAAGCTGATAGAACAGGATCTGAGCCAACAGCTGCACGGGGGCCAGGGCTTGGGGCCGGGCCGGCTTGAGGAGGAGTTGGAGAGCTTCGTGGGCCTGGAGAACAGAG AGATGTTCTTCTCCATGGCTGCCATGACGAGCAGCGTGACCTCCGTGCGCTCAGTCAGTGATCTCTCCGACATCGAGCTCGACTCCTCTCTGCACAGCGACTACAgcacctgccccctgcagccgcCTTCCTTCGCACCGGGG CTGATCCTGAGCAGCCCCAGGCGCTACGGCCGTTCCCCTTTTGCTGCTACGCTCCCGGGCCTGCAGGGCTTGAGCAAACTGCCAG GCAAGGCCCCCCAGCTGCCCTCCCTGGAGACCCTGCGGCCAGAGACGCTGCTCAGAGTTACGGTGGGCGGCCTCACTCTGACGGTCCCACATCAGTGCCCCGGcccgcctgcccctccccagctggccCAGCGTTTCTTTGCCGAGTTGGCCTTCTTCAAAGACTCTGCCTTCGGTGGGCGGGACTTTGGGCATCTGCGCCAGTGCTTTGAGAAGGCCTGTCCTTGCAGTAACCTCAG GCTTACTGGAGCAGCCCTACAGGTCACTTGCCAACAGAGAGCAGCTGGCTCCCTGCACATGCTCAGTTCGGAGGTGAGCTTCGGCATGCTGGAGATCCTGGAGTGCCTGTGGGCCAGCGCCAGCCCAGAGCGCAGGCAGCAGAAGCCAGAGTACACCGAG CTAATGACCTTCAAGAACCCCAGTGCCTTCACCTATAACTCCTCGGCCCGGCCCTGTGCCCAGATCCACTACAAGCACTCTGAGAAGCTGCCATCCAAG AGCAATCTCAAGAAGACTGGGGCTAAGCGAAGCTCGGAGCTGTTGGCGGAGCTGGCAGAGTTCCACTCTGATGTGGACCTGGGTGCCCTAGACCGGCTTGGGTCCCTCCTCCATCTGGCAGCATCGGCGTCCATGCACGATCAAGCCCCCGGCCTCCATGCGGACATGCATGTG GCAGAGTCTCTCCATGCCCCCGAGAGGCACACAACCGTGCGGCTGGCGGCACCCAAGGCCACCCTGCGCTTGCAGTTCCCAGTGCCGGACCTGCGGCCCGAGCCGGAGCGGCAGCCCTGGATGGAGAAAGCCGTGCGCAAAGAGAGCCTGCGACTGGAGCTGACTGATGTGGTGTTCCAGACGGAGctgcgggcagggccggggggtcaCGCGGAGCCCACCCGGCTGGAGGTGACCTTAAGTGACCTACATG GTCTGTACGAAGACGGTGAGAGGCTCTCTGTACCCTGCATCCGGGTGAGCAAAGCCCTTGACCCTGCAGCCAAAGGACCGGGCAAGAAATACCTCTTCCCAAA GATCATGGTGACCCTGACCCCCCAGCACAGCCTGTCCCAGTGGGACTTGGCGATGGACAAGGAGGAGATGGATCTGTCAATGGTGGAGAGTCCCTGTGAATTGCGGCGGCCCGagccctcccccttctcttccaaAAGGACCATGTATGAAACTGAGGAG ATGGTGATCCCTGGAGACCCTGAGGAGATGGCGGATTTCCAGGCCAAGACAGTGGCTGCCTCGCAATATGCCCTAGAAGTGACCCTGCCTAGTGTCCACATCTTCCTGCCCAGCAAGGAATTCTACGAGAGCATCTATAACAG GATAAATAATGACTTGCTGATGTGGGAGCCAGTCAGCCCATTCCTTTGCTCCTCTGGGCCTGCGGGAGGCGCTGCACCTGGGGCCTTCTTCCCCAGccatccgccccctcccaagTATTGGCAGGACAACTTCAAGATGTGCAAGTCTGCCTTTAAACTGG ACTCAGACTCCGAGGATGAGGACTCTCACTTCTATTCAGTGGACGAGGCGGTGGCTCAGCGGAGGAAGGGGGAGCAGCTGAGCCAACGCCAGCAGAGCCGTTTCTCAGCCGTGGTCTCTATCCTGAAGGGCAGGGTGACGGCTCTGTGCGAGGCCAAG ggtGAGGCGGGGAAGAAGCTGGATGACTCCCATGGAGAGATCGTGCTGGATGTGGACAACTGCACCATCTTCAGCGTGTCCCAGTACAAGGGCCAGAAGGAGCTTGGCTACCTCTGTATAGAGTCAGAGAGAGTCACCCTTTATCATAAAG CTGTGGTAGAGGACTACTTCCTGGCCAGTCGTTTGGAAATCCCCAGCTTCACCCCCCCTGACAGGCTGCACCCCACGATCTACTCCTCGGAGGAGGGGGTGCTGAGCGGGCTGGCGGGCAGCAGGAAGGACAGGCCCCTCAAGATGCTCTCGGCTGCCATCCGCATCAACCTGGACTTGAAGAAGAACATCAAG GAGTTCCTGGTCACCTTGCGGCTCGAAGGGGCCACCATGCGACATCACATGGCGCTGACCAATCAGAGCTGGTACACACAG CTGATTGACTTCCTGGATGTACTGGACGATCCGATTCTGGGCTTTGTCCCCCCAACGGTCATTACGGTGCTGCACACCCACCTCTTCTGCTGTGCAGTTGACTACAG GCCTCTGTACCTCCCCGTCCGCGTGCTCATCACGGCCGAGACCTTCACCTTGTCCAGCAACATAATTGTGGACACTTCGATCTTCCTGCTCAG GTTTATTCTGGATGACTCTGCCATCTACCTGTCTGACAAATGCGATGTGGAGATGGTCGATCTGCGGAAGG ATTACGTGTGCGTCCTGGACGTGGATCTGCTCGAGCTGGTCATCACCACATGGAAGGGGAACGCCGACGGGAAGCTG ACCCAGCCGCTGTTCGAGCTGCGCTGCTCCAACAATGTGGTGCATCTCCATACCTGTGCTGACTCTTGCGCCATGCTGGCCAACCTTATCCAGTACGTGGTCAACCACGGGGACCTCCACCCGCCACCCCGGCAGGACAGCCCAACGGAGATTGCTGGCCAGAAGGTGCAG CTGTCAGAGAGCCCGGCCTCGCTGCCCTCCTGCCTGCCCGCCGAGACGGCCACCATTAACCAGCGGGACCTGACAGACGCCCTCATCGACACCGACCGCAGCCTGAGGGACCTGACATTAGAGTCTG gagatgccGGGCAGTTGCACCAAACCTCCCCCGTTTCAGTGTATCTCTTCCCAGGGGAGAACAGTGCTGGGGGCAAGCCCTGccgcccaccccctgcagccctgcccccggcccccatgGAAGTGGGGCTAGATGTCTGCTCCTCGGAGGGCAGCGAGGAGGAGAGCGAGGCCACCGACAATGACGACTTCTGCATCCTGGACGCGCCTGGCATGGGCATCCCA cccaaggATGGAGAGCCAGTGGTGACAAAGCTGCTGGAAGGGCCAGTGCCCATCAAGGACGGCTACTTCTCGCGCCCGCTGGGCAGCACAGACCTGCTGAAGGCCCCGGCACACTTCCCATTGCCTGAGAGCCGAGTCATGCTGCGTGAGATCTCAGTGGTCTGGCACCTTTATGGAGGGCGGGATTTTGGGGTTGGGCGCACGCCCCCAGGACACGCCCACTCACCCAG GATGAGGCCCGGCCCGTCGAGCGCCCGCAGCTCCCCTTCCCGCTCCTCCATGGCCAACCGGCCCCAGAACACCTGGCGCACGCAGGGTGGGACTGGGCGCCTCCATGACCTGCTCATGGAGATACAGCTCACCAAG gtGAGCTTCCAGCATGAGACCTACCCCAGTGGGGCAGAGAAGCCGTCCGCGGAGCTGGAGGAGCAGCCAGTGTCGCGGCAGGTGTTCATCGTGCAGGAGCTGGAGATCCGTGACCGGCTGGCCTCCTCCCAGATCAACAAGTTCCTCTACCTGTACACCAGTGAGAAGATGCCACGCCGGGCCCACTCCAACATG CTCACCATCAAGGCCCTGCATGTCTGCCCTGAGGCCGGGCTGGGTGGCCCCGAGTGCTGCCTGCGTGTCTCCCTCTTGCCGCTGCGCCTCAACATCGACCAG GATGCCTTGTTTTTCCTGAAGGATTTCTTCACCAGCCTGGCTGTCAGCATTAACCCTGTGTTGCCCTTGGAGGCTGGGACAGAAG cCCATCCAGATCCAGGGGTCCGAGCCAGCCCAGCCACCGAGTCCGAATCgctggggaaggagcaggaggggagCCGGGGGCCAGGGTTGGTGGGGGTAGAAATGACAGCTTCTGTGGAGACCACGCTGAGCGAAAACAGCTCCTCCTCCAATGCCTCGTCCTCCACGGACCAACCCATCTACTTCAG GGAGTTCCGGTTCACATCAGAAGTGCCCATCTGGCTGGACTATCATGGGAAGCACATGACCATGGACCAGGTG gGCACCTTTGCCGGGATCCTCATCGGCTTGGCCCAGCTCAACTGCTCTGAGCTCAAGCTCAAGCGCCTCTGCTGCAGACATGG GCTCCTGGGTGTGGACAAGGTGATCAGCTACGCCCTCACTGAGTGGCTGACGGACATCCGCAAGAACCAGCTGCCAGGCATCCTGGGTGGTGTGGGGCCCATGCACTCCGTTGTCCAGCTCT tCCACGGTCTGCGTGACCTGTTCTGGCTGCCCATCGAGCAGTACCGCAAGGATGGGCGTATCATCCGGGGGCTGCAACGTGGGGCTGCCTCCTTTGGGACCTCCACAGCTTCGGCCGCCCTGGAGCTCAGCAACCGCCTGGTGCAGGCCATACAG gccacaGCTGAGACAGTCTATGACATCCTGTCTCCAACCTCCCCTGTGACACGGACCTTGCTGCATAAGAAGCACGCCCGGAAACTGCGCcggggccagcagccagctgACCTCCGTGAGGGCGTGGCCAAGGCCTATGATACCTTCCGAGAG GGCGTGATTGACACAGCCCAGACCATCTGCGACGTGGCTGCCCGGGGCCATGAGCAGAAGGGCATCACAGGGGCGGTGGGCGGAGTCCTGCGCCAGATCCCTCCCACTGTGGTCAAGCCCCTTATTGTGGCTTCAGAGGCCACCTCGAACCTGCTGGGGGGAATGCGCAACCAGATCAAGCCAGATGCCCGCAAGGAGGAGTCTCTCAAGTGGCGGCTGGAGGAGAGCCAGGACTGA